A DNA window from Syntrophales bacterium contains the following coding sequences:
- a CDS encoding Spy/CpxP family protein refolding chaperone, with protein sequence AQAMKKAKFSIPKLMMIVAVIALTTLLALSAMAHREMKVGYGYGPGNFADIAAERNLNLTAEQTAKIDALRAVHLKDIEPLQDRMLNKSRELRSMWLARTPDRVKIDVLQKEAQALRDELEEKLANYRQEVLQILTPEQQARIQASVTGRWMEHRGGGGGMAGGRGYGWGMR encoded by the coding sequence AGGCACAAGCCATGAAGAAAGCGAAGTTTAGTATTCCCAAATTAATGATGATTGTCGCGGTGATCGCCCTGACGACACTCCTGGCGCTTTCGGCGATGGCTCATCGGGAGATGAAGGTCGGATACGGTTACGGACCGGGAAATTTTGCCGACATCGCTGCGGAGCGGAATCTCAATCTGACCGCTGAGCAAACGGCAAAGATCGATGCCCTGCGCGCAGTTCACCTGAAGGATATCGAGCCTCTGCAGGACCGGATGCTTAACAAAAGCAGGGAACTCAGGAGCATGTGGCTGGCCAGAACGCCGGACAGAGTAAAGATCGACGTCCTGCAAAAGGAGGCTCAGGCGCTGCGCGATGAGTTGGAGGAGAAGCTTGCGAATTACCGTCAGGAAGTGCTGCAGATTTTGACGCCCGAGCAGCAGGCCAGGATTCAGGCTTCCGTTACGGGGCGGTGGATGGAGCACAGGGGCGGCGGTGGCGGTATGGCAGGCGGCCGCGGTTACGGGTGGGGGATGCGGTAA
- a CDS encoding rhodanese-like domain-containing protein: MRKKGIALVLSVVIILYGSVVLAAGKTVGHVCDVEFAADKVGNADWVIIDGRSGAEYGNGHIPGAVTYGKPIVTVLKNPVDGRIVSVKNAEKLLGQIGMDNNKGLIIYGKKGDYHVALEQLPIYLGVKEFYYLDGGYEAWVKEGKPVQTEAVKPVPAIFKAKIANPKFYVSTKEMIAIAKKKPANVTIIDNRSQKEYEGIENTTLRGGRIPGAIHIGYELNLDKDTGKMLPIEELQKVYKNVPKNNQVIIYCHRGCRTAYSYYALERLGYKNFRIYEDSWIVYGARPDTPVEEEHYTNMRPVVGQVNDIAGMKARLDYLEERLNELGKEKK; the protein is encoded by the coding sequence ATGAGGAAGAAAGGTATCGCGCTGGTTTTGTCCGTAGTAATAATTCTTTACGGCTCCGTGGTGTTGGCAGCGGGGAAGACCGTGGGACACGTCTGTGACGTTGAATTCGCGGCTGACAAAGTTGGCAACGCAGACTGGGTCATCATCGACGGCAGGAGTGGCGCGGAGTATGGCAATGGGCACATTCCCGGCGCCGTAACGTATGGAAAGCCGATCGTCACGGTTCTGAAGAACCCGGTAGATGGCCGGATCGTTTCCGTCAAAAACGCAGAGAAGCTTTTGGGCCAGATCGGCATGGACAACAACAAGGGGCTTATCATCTACGGGAAAAAAGGCGACTATCACGTTGCCCTCGAGCAGCTCCCGATCTACCTGGGAGTGAAGGAATTCTACTACCTTGATGGCGGCTATGAGGCATGGGTGAAGGAAGGCAAACCGGTTCAGACCGAGGCCGTAAAGCCCGTTCCCGCCATTTTCAAGGCAAAGATCGCCAATCCGAAATTCTACGTTTCAACTAAGGAGATGATCGCGATCGCAAAGAAAAAACCCGCCAACGTCACTATAATAGACAACCGATCCCAGAAGGAATACGAAGGCATCGAAAACACCACTCTCAGGGGGGGTCGCATCCCCGGGGCAATCCATATCGGGTACGAACTTAACCTAGACAAGGATACAGGCAAGATGCTTCCGATCGAGGAGCTCCAGAAAGTTTACAAGAACGTTCCCAAAAACAACCAGGTCATCATCTACTGCCACCGGGGATGCCGGACGGCCTACTCATATTACGCCCTTGAAAGACTCGGCTACAAGAACTTCCGCATCTATGAGGATAGCTGGATCGTTTACGGAGCGCGTCCCGACACCCCGGTCGAAGAGGAGCATTACACCAATATGCGGCCGGTGGTTGGTCAGGTAAACGATATTGCCGGGATGAAGGCAAGACTGGATTATCTGGAAGAACGGCTGAACGAACTGGGAAAAGAAAAGAAATAA